The Hordeum vulgare subsp. vulgare chromosome 7H, MorexV3_pseudomolecules_assembly, whole genome shotgun sequence DNA window TGCTTGCCACAGCTTACTAGAGAATgatattgagctgaaatttttacacggcAGAACCATGTTTGTCTAGTATTTTTTGTGATTTCTTGGGAATTTTCTGAGGTCTGTAGGTACTGCTTAATAATTATCTTCTACATGTTGTTCCGTTTGAGCAGATTCTTGTGTATCAGTTGTATTTATTATAGGATTGCATAGTTTTCAGTTCCTCCTTCATTAAAAGAGACTAATTGCATCCTTTACCATAGCTATTGCAATACTATCATGTTGTCAAGGGAAAATTATGATACGCTGATTGTAGTAATATTTATACAACAAGGTGAAgcatttattattatttattgaCTAACCCGAACTTACCACCTCTCTTGAGTTTTATGGTGCCAGGTGAGGTGACAGTGGGGGTGATATGATGGCCGTTTTTCATCTTCAAACAGATGTCGTATAATTTTAATATTTAATCAAATATGTAGAAGAAAATATTAGCAATCATACAATATTAAATAAATAATGGTAATATATTCAATGGTGAATATACTGTTTTGATATTGTTTATCTTCATAATTTTTATATACTCAGTCTTACTTCAAAGCATTGAAGGGGGCGAAAAAAACTTTTGGATCTCGGCCTCCATGAAGCCCGGTTTTCGAAAAACCCAAAATTcatcaaaattcatatttttacaattcaaaaaaatctgaacaaaatTAGGAAGTccagaaatttgtcttttttatacAGATCGCATTAAAGGTATTTTATCCTGAATTTTTACATATACATACATTTCGTCCTTATATAGTTgcatatttttttcagatttttttgaagtcGAAAAATTTCaattttaaatttttcaaaaacaaaaggcTCCATAGAGTTCGGTCACCAAAACACCCTACTCTGAAGGGAGTATAATGCATCTTCTAACTGTGGGTGTCCAGTTTGTAACTGACCATGTAGGGCGGTGGTGCCTTGTTAAGGCGTGTTTGTACTAGTTTTTACTCGGTTTTCCACCAATTAACCAAGCAACCAACTTAATTAATAGACAGGAAATTAATAGTTTTTACTAGGTTTAAATTGCCCTTTCTCTCTTAATGTCTTATATATAGACAGGAAATAAAAAACCTTATTTAATAGTTTTTACTAGGTTTAAATTTCCCTTTCTCTCTTAGTGCCTTATATATAGACAGGAAAAAAAACTTAATTAATAGTTTTTACTAGGTTTAAATTGCCCTTTCTCCATAGTGTCTTATATATAGACAGGAAATAACAAAGTCAACTTCACTGTCAAACTTGGTAAGAACATTACAGGGTTCCTAACAACAAAACATATAAATTAGCACGAGACAAATAAGGGCATATACAATGGTTGGTAAGATAGCCATATCTTAAGTTTTGCATGTAATTTAGAGATGGCAAAAAAACATGTCTACAATGGGTCATCTCTTAGGCTTATCTTTAATAACTAGCTATTTCTAAAAACGTGATGAGACATATTATGCTAAGAAATCATCTCATCATTTGTCCTACATGGCATTTTTAAGATAgaaccattgtacatgccctaagtAGCTGGAGCTACATCAGCTTTCTACTGCGCGTCTGCCAAAGGTGTACCATGCTGAGGATCTGGTCTTTTTTGGGGCTGAAAAAAAGCTTCGGCACGCGGATCATCTTTGAAACGCCTTCTCATTTTCTCCAAAAACTTTGGATCATCAAGGCACTGAAATGAATAAAAGCACAAGCATAATATAGTCAAGTAATAAACCATACCACCACGAATGGTAATACCCCAAAAAGATATACCGTAGTATTACCTTGTATATACGTTTTAGCCTAGCCTCCTCCTTGGCTTGCAGcatagcctcctcctcctcaggacCCAACTGGAAAAAGAGGAGCGAGACATGTAAGAAACAGTGAAGCCACAAAATGTTGAATTGAACCCGCACCAAAAAATAGAACACCATACATTCTTATCAGGGCCGTTGTCCTGTATTGCAGTGTCACCACCATATGGCAAATAGGGATCCAAGTGGCCACCGGTGTACTCATAAGCATTATTAGGGTGCTTCAGGTCAACCCTTTTATTATGTGTACAACCACGACACTGAcctttatttttaaaaaaaggAGACAAGAGGAGACATGTCATTTTAACTAACAAATAGCAAAGCGACACAAATACATAACACTAACTGAATAACTGAAAGATAAAAAGTTGTGCGCAATAAGGACCTATGCTTGGTTGAGCACCTTGATATATTTAAATTGTGAAGTATAATGGATGAATGAAGCAGAACATAACAAATGGGCAACTAAACAGTGCGATTTAGGAACACATTTACAATTACAACCAACATCAAAGTTCAAGTTAGCATAGTGACGACAACATGTATCTAAGGGAGGGTATATAATACCATTATCATTAGGTTTAAGCATGTAGAAACAGCTGAGCgcaaaatctttatatggtcctcCAAGACGTGTGACTTCCGCAAAGAACAGATTGTCGGTGCCACTGTGAAATTCATCATCTCCTTCAGTCCTTGCAGTGAAATTGAGATGATAGTACCAATCATGTTTCTGAGAGCTGCCCTCACAGACTGATTGGATGCACACAATATCTTTGAGTTCATACGCAAGATTCTAAAACAAGAAGGATGAGTTGTATCAGTAACTGCTACATGAGTAAGATAACAAAGAGAGTGAGGGTGGGTGGGAGGGAGAGAGACAAACCCCCAAACGATTGTGGTCATCGTTATATTTGTCCAGTAGAGCTTCAACTAATAGGCGTGTATGCTTAAGCCTTTCCGGTTCTAATGACGACTTTGAAAGCTTCTTTCTTGTGCCATCAGGCCGGTAAAGAGCCCGCCTTGTAACTCTCTCTGTCCAGGACATCTCTTCTAAGCACCTAGTTAAGGTCAAAGCATTCTATTTGATAAGTAGATTGTATTGTACTTCCTGAAAAATGGAGAATGCAAAGTAATACAAAGTACTGTCTCAACGTTCTAGGTCAGAATACGGTTAGGGTGAATTTAGTTTTAAATAGGCATCAAACAGCTGCCAAGTCTCTTCAGTTAGCTCATGGTAGTAATAATTATATTAGTGATCAGCAAAAACTAAACTACACTGGACTTTTTACATGCCTAAGTTCTCAGTGTATCTTCTATATATTAAAAGTGCAATATGGGGTTCTTTTTAGACACCAAGTTCTGTGAAGATTGAAAAATGCATGCATCTTGTTCTCTGTGAGACATCTCTCAATTAGTTCTTGAGCGACATGAAGAAACAGATGATCGATCCTCACTCGTAAAACTTGACTAAAACTGAGAAGAAAATAAATTCTCAAGTGTCCAAAGTCACTATGGAGGTACATTAGGCCACCTGCAAAGTCTCAACGTAAGCATCACAGCTGCAATGCAAACTAATATTCTAGGGGTGCTTATACAAAACTAAAAGGCACTAAGAATTCACTTGAGCGTCGAGCTCCAATTTAAGCATCAATGCCAGGATTCAGGTTGGGACTAGGGAATAAATGTAAAACAAGATAAACGCGAATGGGATTTGAGCCTAGCATTCACTTTTAGCCATTTAGGTGCCCCATTTGGAGATGCTATTAAAGTGTGTGTGAAGCAGTAAAGGTGAGAGTAGCGGAGTTCTTTATACCAAGATTTATGGAAGAATAAATTTATTTCTCGGTCACTTTCAACTTACTGGAAAAATAAATGAATCTGGCCCTAGCACTCAGTTTTGGGCTCTCCATTTGGAGATGTCTTACAGTGTGTGTGGAGTCGGGAGTGGCAAAGTTACTTGTAGTAAGATCTATTGAGCGATAAATTTATTTACTGGTCATTTCCAACACACTAAAAAAAGATGCCTCAATTCTGAGCGCCACCATGCTAGTTAAGAAAAAAACAGCATCCATCATTTGTTTCCAGATCTCCAACTTAGTGTGCATTCACCTCACAGTTGTGAACCAGTGAAAGGAACTTGTTATTCTCGCTATCCTCATTGTTTACCTGAGGAAACAGAGCTATGTGGGCGAGCCTGACTACAAGTTAACCAATAATACAAGATTTACAAGTCATGTGGTTTTTCGTATTCTATAAAATTTTAGCACACAAAGTGgtagcatatataacatgtttCTTTTCAGCTACGCTAGAACTCTAAATACAGTTACAAAAATGTTTCCTTGACCTCAACAGATCCGACAGAAGGAATTTAACCAACTTTTCAGCTTTCCTACAGATTGTTCCTTCCATGATTCCTGCTGTAGAAACTGCATTTTTTTGTGGTCTACTCACAGAAGTATATGGCAGTCTAGTTTTTTGAACATAATCAATTGTAAATGTGAATGCATAGAATAGGAGAACTTTACACGTTCTTATCCTGCAGGTCATCAAGATGGCGATTGATAGCAATATCAACTTAATGTAAGCTCTGAAAGGGCCCACCAATATAAGGATATATATGATAAGATCCCCCACGGTCAGTTCTGATGATAAATGTTTTAGCCCAATTGTAAGGTCTCCGCGATGTAATGGGTGGCCCAGGAGACAAGCAGCCCGGTGGTGGCGAGACAACAATGGTGTCATCATGAGCTACTGCCACCGCCTGCAGAGAGGAAGAGGAACTGGCATTGACAGACGATTCCTTCAATGACGTGCTGTCAAACAACTGATCCAAGGAAGAGACATCTGGATCTGGCTCTCGCAGAGCTTCTGCATTGGTGGGCACTGCCAACGAATCTGGTAACCTGAAGAGTGAAGAGGAACAAACAGGCTCAAGGAGTGGAACGGTGTGTACTTATATGTTAGGAGATGAATAGCACACTATTATGGACAACTTGAATCAGACTGTATTTTAAAAAGAACTACCTGTATATCAAAAAATACCAAATACACAGACTGTATTTGCTGGAGTACTAGTTAATACTACATGACTAAATTCTACTTATATGGGACCATTTGTGAGATTTGTCATTATGTTCTGATTAAATTATACTACTTGATTGATACTACTACCTGAGCATAGTTATCATAAAATTTGTAGCGATTCACTGAAGTTGGAACCCCCAATAGTACTCGGATTCTAAGTCCGCCACTGCTCTATTTATTCCATTCCAAACAGACAAAACCCAGTTCGTCAGGTTTCAGTTGACACGACAATGGATGGATGCGCAGGGGGGAGCCCAAAGAGGAACTCCAGCGAAAAACTAAAGCGGAGAGGTGCTGGATCACGCTAAACCCAGATGGCTAAAAATTAGTACACTCCGACTCCCTCCCCAAGGATCGAACAGAAATCGGCCCTATCTCGGCCCGTAGAACAGGAACAGAGAAGCGACGGAGAGGTGGGCGCTTTCATACGGTGGCGGAGACCGCGGCGGATCGGGGAGCTCCCCCCTGCTTTGGTGATGGCCGGCCATGGCTCGGAGGGGCGGCGGGGGATTGGAGATCTTTCTGACAAGAGGATGTTCGTTTGTGAGGAGAGGGGCCATAGCCTTCGCCACGCGCTCACGATCAAGAGATCCACCGGAGGCCAAAGCCTCGTGTATTTTGCTCCGTGGCCCTGCCAACGTATCACCACCACCGTTTATATCTGTACCGAAAGAGCAGAGCATGAGTCGGActtggattttgaactcttgccgGTGCATCGTGCACGCACGTACGTATATATAGCAGGGAAgctatcttttttttttttttttcccCTTTTACGGATAGGAAATCTACCATCAACATAGCATGCATCTACAAccgagtactccctccgttcctaaatataagaccttttagagattgtactataaactacatacggatgtacatagacatattttagagtatagattcactcattttgctccgtatgtagtcttatagtaaaatacctaaaaggtcttatattttgaaacggatgaAGTATTTTTTTAACATAATACAGACGTAAACGCTTATATACACCGCATACACTTGTCTCTACACGTGTATCGTTAGATAAATTGAAAAGATCGATAGCCTCCCATGCCGTCGGATTAAAGCAGAAATAACCGTCAGATATCCCAATAAAAACATCACGAATTGGGCGAACCCTATTTGATGATTCAGACGTCTGTTACTAGCATTTTTGCAATCGGACGCCTGAAGCGGTCCCGCGTTGAATCAGCGATTTCCCTAAAAGCGGGATGATGGTGCAACCACCAAGCCACCCAAGTGGATCTGGTAACCCTTAACTTTTCTTCTCTTTCATTCATTTCTttcccttttccctttttttgttttctgtttttttcctggTTTAATAAATTGTTCGCAAACACGTGCAAGTTTCTTTGAATTGATGATCTTCTTTGAAATTAGATTAAAAAATCCAAATCGATGAACCTTTTTTAAAATACATGAAGATTTTTGAATtttcatgaactttttcaaatttgatgtacttttcatgaattagatgatcattttgtttgaatttgatgaactttttttttccAAACTTTGTGAAAAAAATTCaatatcgatgaacttttttcaaatacgatgaactttttcaaattcaataaatttgttttcaaattcaatgaactCTTTTTAAAATTGTGATTTTTTTCTTCAGATTTACATTtttaaaacttttatgaacttatTTTCAAAAGTCAACGGGCAACCGTTAGATGATCAGCCAGCCAACCAGTTT harbors:
- the LOC123411207 gene encoding uncharacterized protein LOC123411207, whose product is MSWTERVTRRALYRPDGTRKKLSKSSLEPERLKHTRLLVEALLDKYNDDHNRLGNLAYELKDIVCIQSVCEGSSQKHDWYYHLNFTARTEGDDEFHSGTDNLFFAEVTRLGGPYKDFALSCFYMLKPNDNGQCRGCTHNKRVDLKHPNNAYEYTGGHLDPYLPYGGDTAIQDNGPDKNLGPEEEEAMLQAKEEARLKRIYKCLDDPKFLEKMRRRFKDDPRAEAFFQPQKRPDPQHGTPLADAQ